In the Corynebacterium suedekumii genome, one interval contains:
- a CDS encoding DUF5926 family protein, with amino-acid sequence MAKKNKKNNEVLPEGMSRRQAKLAARAAERAALDRDPRPYGGLAAEADLVALQEFVPSAVAKLDITGVDRDVYVATVLPGGGPAMVRDNGDAFVALQTQSRSHNPGRDLAYALAWVKDAAPGSTLDSAVADGSEPKLTDLIAADAELEITEHQDFNWWFPEGSTLDAMTAQALQTANDAVVESHRVDADVPGAVWWVDPGSGKAHIRWVRTDDNEDALLNALARIAARGELNLGEDTKFAGVFRTHGILVPVFDLDPTVTSGEYDDELARLDKAIAAELDNDAQLSADERKQLQNIKSRQVTIR; translated from the coding sequence ATGGCCAAGAAGAACAAGAAGAACAATGAGGTTCTGCCCGAGGGCATGAGCCGCCGGCAGGCCAAGCTTGCCGCCCGTGCCGCCGAGCGCGCCGCCCTGGACCGCGATCCCCGCCCCTACGGCGGCCTCGCCGCCGAGGCGGACCTGGTGGCGCTGCAGGAGTTCGTGCCCTCGGCCGTCGCGAAGCTGGACATCACCGGCGTCGACCGTGACGTCTACGTCGCCACCGTCCTCCCCGGTGGCGGCCCGGCGATGGTGCGTGACAACGGCGACGCCTTCGTGGCCCTGCAGACCCAGTCCCGCAGCCACAACCCCGGCCGCGACCTGGCCTACGCCCTCGCCTGGGTCAAGGACGCCGCCCCCGGCTCCACCCTCGACTCCGCCGTCGCCGACGGCAGCGAGCCCAAGCTCACCGACCTCATCGCCGCCGACGCGGAGCTGGAGATCACCGAACACCAGGACTTCAACTGGTGGTTCCCGGAGGGCAGCACCCTCGACGCCATGACCGCGCAGGCCCTGCAGACCGCCAACGACGCCGTCGTGGAGTCCCACCGCGTCGACGCCGACGTCCCCGGCGCCGTGTGGTGGGTCGACCCGGGCAGTGGCAAGGCCCACATCCGCTGGGTCCGCACCGACGACAACGAGGACGCCCTGCTCAACGCCCTGGCCCGCATCGCCGCCCGCGGTGAGCTCAACCTCGGCGAGGACACGAAGTTCGCCGGTGTGTTCCGCACCCACGGCATCCTCGTCCCCGTCTTCGACCTCGACCCGACCGTCACCAGCGGCGAGTACGACGATGAACTCGCCCGCCTGGACAAGGCCATCGCCGCCGAACTGGACAACGACGCCCAGCTCAGCGCCGACGAGCGCAAGCAGCTGCAGAACATCAAGTCCCGTCAGGTGACCATCCGGTAG
- a CDS encoding LCP family protein, whose protein sequence is MNAPVNAPGSTSRPASRFPSVVRFPPQPQQPVEVPRRISRRTAAGAAGHSGGGRRFRAPGCLGAFGWVVAIVLVLTLAVTLWADAQLNRVESTPSQQVADTRGTNWLLVGSDSRQGLSDEDVDRLGTGGDIGVGRTDTIMLLHIPTGGQARLVSLPRDSYVTIPGYGEDKINSAFTYGGPTLLTATVEQATGLHIDHYAEIGMGGLANVVDSVGGVELCPEYPIDDPLANLNIQAGCQEMDGPTALGYVRTRATPMGDLDRVDRQREFFAALIDTMTNASTLLNPVRIVPLVTSTARSFTVGDGDHVWHLARVALAMRSGVETETVPVAGFADYAVGNVVLWDEAGTQALWDSMK, encoded by the coding sequence GTGAACGCCCCGGTGAACGCCCCCGGCAGTACGTCCCGCCCCGCCAGCCGGTTCCCGAGCGTCGTCCGCTTCCCCCCGCAGCCGCAGCAGCCGGTCGAGGTACCGCGACGGATCAGCCGTCGCACCGCCGCCGGCGCCGCCGGACATTCCGGAGGTGGCCGACGCTTCCGCGCCCCCGGGTGCCTCGGCGCGTTCGGCTGGGTCGTCGCCATCGTTCTCGTGCTCACCCTCGCGGTGACGCTGTGGGCCGACGCCCAGCTCAACCGCGTCGAATCCACCCCGTCCCAGCAGGTGGCCGACACCCGCGGCACCAACTGGCTGCTCGTCGGCTCGGACTCCCGGCAGGGGCTTTCCGACGAGGACGTCGACCGCCTGGGCACAGGCGGTGACATCGGCGTCGGCCGCACCGACACGATCATGCTGCTGCACATCCCCACCGGTGGCCAGGCGCGCCTCGTCTCCCTGCCGCGGGACAGCTACGTCACCATCCCCGGTTACGGGGAGGACAAGATCAACTCCGCCTTCACCTACGGCGGGCCGACGCTACTGACCGCCACCGTCGAACAGGCCACCGGCCTGCACATCGACCACTACGCCGAGATCGGCATGGGTGGACTGGCCAATGTCGTCGACTCCGTCGGCGGGGTCGAACTGTGCCCCGAGTACCCCATCGACGATCCCCTGGCCAACCTCAACATCCAGGCGGGCTGTCAGGAGATGGACGGCCCGACCGCCCTGGGATACGTGCGCACCCGCGCCACCCCGATGGGCGATCTCGACCGGGTGGACCGGCAGCGGGAGTTCTTCGCCGCGCTCATCGACACGATGACCAACGCCTCCACCCTCCTCAACCCGGTCCGGATCGTTCCACTGGTCACCAGCACCGCCCGGTCCTTCACCGTCGGCGACGGCGACCACGTGTGGCACCTGGCCCGCGTCGCCCTGGCCATGCGCTCCGGTGTGGAGACCGAGACCGTGCCTGTCGCCGGATTCGCCGACTACGCCGTGGGCAACGTCGTCCTGTGGGACGAGGCCGGCACGCAGGCGCTGTGGGACTCGATGAAGTAG
- a CDS encoding GntR family transcriptional regulator, with product MVTGSSATPSAELPVRSITDGPTPKHAQLRAILEDMCTTDLNPGDLLPGERVLEETYGVSRITVRRAIGDLVATGRLRRARGKGTFVAPNPLVSRLHLASFSSEMAAQGVTASSKILLSGRAPAPAEVAEFFGPDTDNLLHTHLRRLRLGDGEPYSIDDGWYNAAHVPDLLENDVYNSVYSIVEMSYHLPITEADQVVTAVSADERQASLLDVPVGTALLHIVRFSRSGSLPIEWCSSLYRTDRYHLNTRVTRALDR from the coding sequence ATGGTCACAGGATCGAGCGCCACCCCTTCCGCGGAGCTGCCCGTCCGGTCTATCACCGACGGCCCCACCCCGAAGCACGCCCAACTCCGGGCGATCCTCGAGGACATGTGCACCACCGATCTCAACCCCGGCGACCTGCTCCCGGGTGAACGTGTTCTGGAGGAGACCTACGGCGTCTCCCGCATCACGGTGCGCCGGGCGATCGGGGATCTCGTGGCCACCGGCCGGCTGCGTCGCGCTCGCGGCAAGGGCACCTTCGTCGCCCCGAATCCGCTGGTCTCCCGCCTGCACCTGGCCTCCTTCAGCTCCGAGATGGCGGCACAGGGGGTGACGGCGTCGTCGAAGATCCTGCTCTCCGGGCGGGCCCCTGCGCCGGCGGAGGTGGCGGAGTTCTTCGGCCCCGACACCGACAACCTGCTCCACACCCACCTGCGGCGCCTGCGCCTGGGCGACGGGGAGCCGTACTCCATCGACGACGGCTGGTACAACGCCGCGCACGTGCCCGATCTGCTGGAGAATGACGTCTACAACTCCGTCTACTCCATCGTGGAGATGTCCTACCACCTGCCCATCACGGAGGCGGACCAGGTGGTCACCGCGGTCTCCGCCGACGAGCGTCAGGCCTCGCTTCTCGACGTCCCCGTGGGCACCGCCCTGCTGCACATCGTGCGGTTCTCCCGCTCCGGGTCCCTGCCCATCGAGTGGTGCTCCTCCCTGTACCGGACCGACCGCTACCACCTCAACACCCGCGTCACCCGGGCGTTGGACCGCTGA
- the pheA gene encoding prephenate dehydratase, with amino-acid sequence MTEPSGVTVAYLGPAGTFTEAALLRFADAGAFGVPEITQLPVASPREALDAVRDGRAQFACVAIENSVDGAVTSTFDALVDGGGVQIYHELEIEIAFSVMVRPGTALEDVRTFATHPVAHQQVRRWLADHLPDARFVPASSNAAAAEAVAEGRADAAAAPDRAAALFGLDVLASEVADMAGARTRFVVVGPTGVPTPRTGHDNTTVVFTLPNEPGTLVGALTEFSLRGVDMSRIESRPTRREFGTYHFYADLVGHIDDAPLAEALRALWLRAEDISYLGSWPSVRGQADPHGLDDNLEKLQQATDWVIAAREGKEL; translated from the coding sequence ATGACTGAACCCAGTGGTGTGACGGTGGCCTACCTCGGGCCGGCCGGCACCTTCACCGAGGCGGCCCTGCTCAGGTTCGCCGACGCCGGGGCGTTCGGCGTCCCCGAGATCACCCAGCTGCCCGTCGCCTCCCCGCGTGAGGCGCTCGACGCCGTGCGGGACGGGCGGGCGCAGTTCGCGTGCGTGGCCATCGAGAACTCCGTCGACGGGGCCGTGACCTCCACCTTCGATGCGCTCGTCGACGGCGGCGGGGTGCAGATCTACCACGAGCTGGAGATCGAGATCGCCTTCTCCGTCATGGTCCGCCCCGGCACCGCGCTCGAGGACGTGCGCACCTTCGCCACCCACCCTGTCGCCCACCAGCAGGTGCGTCGCTGGCTGGCCGACCACCTCCCGGACGCCCGTTTCGTGCCCGCCTCCTCCAACGCCGCGGCCGCCGAGGCCGTCGCCGAGGGACGGGCCGACGCCGCCGCGGCCCCCGACCGGGCCGCCGCCCTCTTCGGCCTCGACGTCCTCGCCTCCGAGGTGGCGGACATGGCCGGGGCGCGCACCCGCTTCGTCGTCGTCGGCCCCACCGGGGTGCCCACCCCGCGCACCGGGCACGACAACACCACCGTGGTGTTCACCCTCCCCAACGAACCCGGCACCCTCGTCGGCGCGCTCACGGAGTTCTCCCTGCGTGGGGTGGACATGTCCCGGATCGAGTCCCGGCCCACCCGCCGGGAATTCGGCACGTACCACTTCTACGCCGACCTCGTCGGCCACATCGACGACGCCCCCCTGGCCGAGGCGCTACGCGCCCTGTGGCTGCGCGCGGAGGACATCTCCTACCTGGGATCCTGGCCCTCCGTGCGGGGGCAGGCGGATCCCCACGGGCTCGACGACAACCTGGAGAAACTCCAGCAGGCCACGGACTGGGTCATCGCGGCCCGGGAAGGAAAGGAACTCTAG
- a CDS encoding lysophospholipid acyltransferase family protein, whose product MAITSGFDKREGFHVPADLPEVPDHPTEAAENPYGRVIIPLVKRLLKAQGVRLTVFGAENIPTDGPALLAINHTGYYDFIFGGIPAYLRGRRLVRFMAKKEIFDAPVAGRLMRAMKHLPVDRSAGGSSLPVAVERLQEGQLVGIFPEATISRAFELKEFKNGAARIADTAGAPLIPVVIWGSQRIWTKDNAKKLGRSNIPVFIRVGTPVDPSGDPDEATDRLKTAMGVLLDQVRRDYDRAYGPFPAGAFWRPVSQGGSAPTLADAAVLDAEERAARAAKKEAKAAEKLDKRADAALGNARTFIDGVKQKFRKQ is encoded by the coding sequence ATGGCCATCACCAGCGGTTTTGATAAGCGAGAAGGATTCCACGTCCCCGCCGACCTGCCCGAGGTGCCGGATCACCCGACCGAGGCGGCGGAAAACCCCTACGGTCGGGTCATCATCCCCCTGGTCAAACGACTGTTGAAGGCGCAGGGTGTCCGCCTGACGGTCTTCGGGGCGGAGAACATCCCCACGGACGGTCCGGCCCTGCTGGCCATCAACCACACCGGCTACTACGACTTCATCTTCGGTGGCATCCCCGCCTACCTGCGGGGCCGGCGCCTGGTCCGGTTCATGGCGAAGAAGGAGATCTTCGACGCCCCCGTCGCCGGCCGGCTCATGCGCGCCATGAAGCACCTGCCGGTGGACCGGTCCGCGGGCGGTTCCTCCCTCCCGGTCGCCGTCGAGCGTCTGCAGGAGGGTCAGCTGGTGGGCATCTTCCCCGAGGCGACGATCTCCCGGGCCTTCGAGCTCAAGGAGTTCAAGAACGGTGCGGCCCGCATCGCCGACACCGCCGGCGCGCCGCTCATCCCCGTGGTCATCTGGGGTTCCCAGCGCATCTGGACCAAGGACAACGCGAAGAAGCTGGGGCGCAGCAACATCCCGGTGTTCATCCGGGTGGGCACCCCCGTCGACCCCTCCGGCGATCCGGACGAGGCCACTGACCGCCTCAAGACCGCCATGGGCGTCCTCCTCGACCAGGTCCGGCGCGACTACGACCGCGCGTACGGCCCGTTCCCGGCCGGTGCGTTCTGGCGTCCGGTGTCCCAGGGCGGCTCCGCCCCCACGCTTGCCGACGCCGCCGTGCTCGACGCCGAGGAGCGTGCGGCGCGGGCCGCGAAGAAGGAGGCGAAGGCCGCCGAGAAGCTGGACAAACGTGCCGACGCCGCACTCGGCAACGCCCGCACCTTCATCGACGGCGTGAAACAGAAGTTCCGGAAACAGTGA
- a CDS encoding histidine phosphatase family protein produces the protein MAGRLILLRHGQTHSNVAHKLDTRPPGAELTELGRRQARDVGAELAEYCGAGGGSAGRLTMVGCSIALRAQQTALLAMRSFEQTAALPEESTRISVLPDIHEIFAGDHELLGDEESHSIYTTGLRGWLSRDETACLPGGETLPDLLGRYQPVLENLVLEHFGEDGDGDGDVLVVSHGAAIRTIATHAADVDPDFAFAGYLGNCRYIVLEPGGRPFGKWDLLRWADLDHQI, from the coding sequence ATGGCGGGACGCCTCATTCTCCTCCGGCACGGACAGACCCACAGCAACGTCGCCCACAAGCTGGACACCCGGCCACCCGGTGCCGAGCTCACCGAGCTGGGCCGCCGGCAGGCCCGCGACGTCGGCGCCGAGCTCGCCGAGTACTGCGGCGCCGGCGGCGGCAGCGCCGGGCGTCTGACCATGGTCGGCTGCTCCATCGCACTGCGCGCCCAGCAGACTGCCCTGCTGGCCATGCGGTCCTTCGAGCAGACCGCCGCCCTGCCGGAGGAGTCCACCCGTATCTCCGTCCTGCCCGACATCCACGAGATCTTCGCCGGCGACCATGAACTCCTCGGCGACGAGGAGTCCCACAGCATCTACACCACCGGACTGCGCGGCTGGCTGTCCCGGGACGAGACCGCCTGTCTGCCGGGCGGGGAGACCCTCCCCGACCTGCTGGGCCGCTACCAGCCGGTGCTGGAGAACCTCGTGCTCGAGCACTTCGGGGAGGACGGGGACGGCGACGGCGACGTCCTCGTGGTCAGCCACGGGGCAGCGATCCGTACCATCGCCACGCATGCTGCCGACGTCGACCCGGACTTCGCCTTCGCCGGTTACCTGGGCAACTGCCGCTACATCGTCCTCGAACCGGGCGGCCGGCCCTTCGGCAAGTGGGATCTGCTCCGCTGGGCGGACCTGGATCACCAGATCTGA
- a CDS encoding CPBP family intramembrane glutamic endopeptidase, translating to MSGGGVDTRRTRAEILLVLAVTFGISGIRALLRLADALIDPVPLNEQQVALSTTQSHSLWLDLGLQLCSAGVLLAYGGLALFLLAGDGIRLLAPTWRDLGWGAVLAAVIGLPGLALYAAAVHLGLSREVIPTTLEHPGSEIPVLLLWSAANAFGEEIVVVMYLLTRLRQLGWGLPAALAASSVLRGSYHLYQGISAGFGNIIMGVVYGWFYWRTGRVWPLVIAHFLIDAVAFVGYSALGGDLSVLGL from the coding sequence GTGAGCGGGGGCGGCGTCGATACGCGGCGCACACGGGCCGAGATCCTGCTCGTCCTCGCCGTCACCTTCGGCATCTCCGGGATCCGGGCACTGCTGCGTCTGGCCGATGCCCTCATCGACCCGGTCCCGCTCAACGAGCAGCAGGTCGCACTCAGCACGACGCAGTCGCACAGCCTGTGGCTCGACCTCGGACTGCAGTTGTGCTCGGCCGGTGTGCTGCTCGCCTACGGCGGCCTCGCCCTGTTCCTCCTCGCCGGCGACGGCATCCGGCTGCTCGCCCCGACGTGGCGCGATCTCGGCTGGGGCGCCGTCCTCGCCGCGGTCATCGGGCTGCCCGGCCTCGCCCTTTACGCCGCCGCCGTGCACCTCGGCCTGTCCCGCGAGGTCATCCCCACCACGCTCGAACACCCCGGTTCCGAGATCCCCGTGCTGCTGCTGTGGTCGGCGGCCAACGCCTTCGGCGAGGAGATCGTCGTGGTGATGTACCTGCTCACCCGCCTCCGCCAGCTCGGCTGGGGACTGCCCGCGGCCCTGGCCGCCTCCAGCGTGCTGCGCGGTAGCTACCACCTCTACCAGGGGATCTCGGCGGGCTTCGGCAACATCATCATGGGCGTAGTCTACGGCTGGTTCTACTGGCGCACGGGACGGGTGTGGCCGCTGGTCATCGCCCACTTCCTCATCGACGCCGTCGCCTTCGTCGGTTACTCCGCCCTCGGCGGTGACCTGTCTGTGCTGGGCCTGTGA
- the serS gene encoding serine--tRNA ligase, translating to MIDLKFLRENPDAVRASQVTRGEDPDLVDQLLAADETRREAIQAADALRSEQKAFGKKIGQAAPEDRPALLEGSNELKAKVKEAEESQKNAEEQVNALQMRLSNVVEGAPAGGEDDFVVLEHVGEPTSFDFEPKDHLELGTSLGLIDMERGTKVGGSRFYYLTGDGAFLQLGMMMLAAQKARAAGFQLMIPPVLVRPEIMAGTGFLGDHAEEIYYLERDELYLVGTSEVALAGYHKDEIIDLSKGPVKYTGWSSCFRREAGSYGKDTRGIIRVHQFDKLEMFVYCKPEEAAAQHQALLDMERDMLSAVQVPYRIIDIAGGDLGQSAARKFDTEAWVPTQNTYRELTSTSNCTTFQGRRLQTRYRDENGKAQVAATLNGTLATTRWLVAILENNQQADGSVVVPEALRPFVGKDVLEPVRKSGK from the coding sequence GTGATTGATCTCAAATTCCTCCGCGAGAATCCCGATGCCGTCCGTGCCTCCCAGGTGACCCGGGGCGAGGACCCCGACCTGGTTGACCAGCTGCTGGCCGCCGACGAGACCCGCCGCGAGGCGATCCAGGCGGCGGACGCCCTGCGGTCGGAGCAGAAGGCCTTCGGCAAGAAGATCGGCCAGGCCGCACCGGAGGACCGCCCGGCGCTGCTCGAGGGCTCCAACGAGCTCAAGGCGAAGGTCAAGGAGGCCGAGGAGAGCCAGAAGAACGCCGAGGAGCAGGTCAACGCGCTGCAGATGCGTCTGTCCAACGTCGTCGAGGGCGCTCCGGCCGGAGGCGAGGACGATTTTGTCGTGCTCGAGCACGTCGGGGAGCCGACCTCCTTCGACTTCGAGCCGAAGGACCACCTGGAGCTGGGCACCTCGCTCGGGCTCATCGACATGGAGCGCGGCACGAAGGTCGGCGGCTCCCGCTTCTACTACCTCACCGGCGACGGCGCGTTCCTGCAGCTGGGCATGATGATGCTCGCCGCGCAGAAGGCCCGCGCCGCCGGCTTCCAGCTCATGATCCCGCCGGTGCTCGTGCGTCCGGAGATCATGGCGGGCACCGGTTTCCTCGGTGACCATGCGGAGGAGATCTACTACCTCGAGCGCGACGAGCTCTACCTCGTCGGCACCTCCGAGGTGGCTCTGGCCGGCTACCACAAGGACGAGATCATCGACCTGTCGAAAGGCCCGGTCAAGTACACCGGCTGGTCGTCGTGCTTCCGTCGGGAGGCCGGTTCCTACGGCAAGGACACCCGCGGCATCATCCGCGTCCACCAGTTCGACAAGCTGGAGATGTTCGTCTACTGCAAGCCGGAGGAGGCGGCAGCCCAGCACCAGGCCCTGCTCGACATGGAGCGAGACATGCTCTCCGCTGTCCAGGTGCCCTACCGCATCATCGACATCGCCGGCGGCGACCTCGGCCAGTCCGCGGCCCGCAAGTTCGACACCGAGGCGTGGGTGCCCACCCAGAACACCTACCGTGAGCTGACGTCGACCTCGAACTGCACAACCTTCCAGGGCCGCCGCCTGCAGACCCGCTACCGCGACGAGAACGGCAAGGCGCAGGTGGCGGCCACCCTCAACGGCACGCTGGCCACCACCCGCTGGCTCGTGGCCATCCTGGAGAACAACCAGCAGGCCGACGGTTCCGTCGTCGTCCCGGAGGCGCTGCGCCCGTTCGTGGGCAAGGACGTCCTCGAGCCCGTCCGTAAGTCCGGCAAATAG
- a CDS encoding septum formation family protein, producing the protein MTNRTTRSAAAVRTGLVAALAASVAIGAYDFVSTSQDGGTSASGSQTTGPGGGGTDPETGEAAPFTSADVGACLTWDIGADGEVTQFEQAPCEGEHRFEISARENLATYPSSEFGEDAPMPDLTRQAQLREELCHSPTLRYLDGRFDPVGRYSIAPILPSADAWENGDRTMLCGIQSTDADGVPQLTTGAAADQDQARVAEPGECLFVDGSRALRTVDCAEDHHLEATATVDLAPVFPEGTPSVADQDTHLAEVCTQAAIDYLDGEENLYQSTLQPYWTALEQASWIGGSHSVNCALTHANSNGGFSVLNGTATAGRDGFTIDGQPPAEQPPRDPLREPPVAPPNPGALPPTVPQV; encoded by the coding sequence ATGACGAACAGGACCACCCGCTCAGCGGCCGCCGTGCGCACCGGCCTCGTGGCCGCGCTCGCCGCGTCCGTGGCCATCGGTGCCTATGACTTTGTCTCCACCAGTCAGGACGGCGGGACCTCCGCCTCCGGTTCCCAGACCACCGGCCCGGGCGGTGGCGGCACCGACCCGGAGACTGGCGAGGCGGCACCGTTCACCAGCGCGGACGTCGGGGCGTGCCTGACCTGGGACATCGGCGCCGACGGTGAGGTCACCCAGTTCGAGCAGGCCCCCTGCGAGGGCGAGCACCGGTTCGAGATCTCCGCCCGGGAGAACCTCGCCACCTACCCCTCCTCCGAGTTCGGCGAGGACGCCCCCATGCCGGACCTGACGCGCCAGGCCCAGCTACGCGAGGAGCTGTGCCACTCCCCCACCCTGCGCTACCTCGACGGCCGCTTCGACCCGGTCGGCCGGTACTCCATCGCCCCCATCCTGCCGTCGGCCGACGCGTGGGAGAACGGCGACCGGACGATGCTGTGCGGCATCCAGTCCACCGACGCCGACGGCGTCCCTCAGCTCACCACCGGCGCCGCCGCCGACCAGGACCAGGCCCGGGTCGCCGAGCCCGGTGAGTGCCTGTTCGTCGACGGTTCCCGTGCCCTGCGCACCGTCGACTGCGCCGAGGATCACCACCTCGAGGCCACCGCCACCGTCGACCTGGCCCCCGTGTTCCCTGAGGGCACCCCGTCGGTCGCGGACCAGGACACCCACCTGGCCGAGGTGTGCACCCAGGCCGCCATCGACTACCTCGACGGCGAGGAGAACCTCTACCAGTCCACCTTGCAGCCCTACTGGACCGCGCTGGAGCAGGCCTCGTGGATCGGCGGTTCCCATTCCGTCAACTGTGCACTGACGCACGCGAACTCGAATGGCGGTTTCTCCGTCCTCAACGGCACCGCCACCGCCGGCCGGGACGGTTTCACCATCGACGGCCAACCCCCGGCGGAGCAGCCGCCACGGGACCCGCTGCGCGAACCCCCGGTCGCCCCGCCGAACCCCGGCGCGCTGCCACCCACCGTCCCGCAGGTCTGA
- a CDS encoding amidase: protein MTTTADQQTSLADLAAALRTGEVTAVSQVAALADRLAGLSPAEHGFSHLALERAHDAAERADRVPPPQRGRLHGLLLPVKDLTHVEGMPTTFGSALRTRRAAATDTVAAELINQGAIIPGKSAAAELGLTIYTEPPGLPVPDNPLWPGRTPAGSSGGAAVIVARGLVPAAHASDGGGSIRVPAAATGIVGFKPSAPRLAAQGFLTTSLADTAFLHQLDPAPGRRRVGVLTQPLFFGTDVDEVMLTAVAGAADRLREAGHEVVEVSAYPGSEDTFAAFRTIFTAKLVGLPGPADGIVGWLRAHGRAVTRDRLVAAEKHADRLGPMLADHWGVDALLTPMTTTDPPPIGHFAALPPEENFLAQTRWSPWGSLFNVTGRAAVSLPWPVPGHPPVGVHLGALTLDDAALLHLAGELHR, encoded by the coding sequence ATGACCACGACCGCCGACCAGCAGACCAGCCTCGCCGACCTGGCGGCGGCCCTGCGCACCGGCGAGGTCACCGCGGTCTCCCAGGTGGCGGCGTTGGCCGACCGGCTCGCCGGCCTCAGTCCCGCCGAGCACGGCTTCAGCCACCTCGCCCTGGAGCGGGCCCACGACGCCGCCGAGCGCGCCGACCGGGTCCCGCCACCGCAGCGGGGTCGGCTCCACGGGCTGCTCCTGCCGGTCAAGGACCTCACCCACGTCGAGGGCATGCCCACGACCTTCGGGTCGGCGCTGCGGACCCGGCGCGCCGCCGCCACCGACACCGTCGCCGCGGAGCTCATCAACCAGGGCGCGATCATCCCCGGCAAGTCCGCCGCCGCGGAGCTCGGACTGACCATCTACACCGAGCCGCCCGGCCTGCCCGTCCCCGACAATCCGCTGTGGCCCGGACGCACCCCGGCCGGATCCTCGGGTGGGGCGGCCGTCATCGTCGCCCGGGGCCTGGTGCCCGCCGCCCACGCCTCCGACGGCGGCGGCTCCATCCGTGTCCCCGCCGCCGCGACCGGCATCGTGGGATTCAAGCCGTCCGCCCCGCGGCTCGCGGCGCAGGGTTTTCTCACCACCTCGCTCGCCGACACCGCATTCCTCCATCAGCTCGACCCCGCTCCCGGCCGGCGTCGGGTCGGCGTGCTCACGCAGCCGTTGTTCTTCGGCACGGACGTCGACGAGGTCATGCTCACCGCCGTCGCCGGGGCCGCGGACCGCCTGCGCGAGGCCGGCCACGAGGTGGTGGAGGTCTCCGCCTACCCGGGCAGCGAGGACACCTTCGCCGCGTTCCGCACCATCTTCACCGCCAAGCTCGTCGGCCTGCCCGGCCCGGCCGACGGCATCGTCGGCTGGCTGCGTGCCCACGGCCGCGCCGTCACCCGCGACCGGCTGGTCGCCGCCGAGAAACATGCCGACCGGCTCGGACCCATGCTCGCCGACCACTGGGGCGTCGACGCCCTGCTCACCCCCATGACCACCACCGACCCGCCACCGATCGGCCACTTCGCCGCCCTGCCGCCGGAGGAGAACTTCCTCGCACAAACCCGCTGGTCCCCGTGGGGTTCCCTGTTCAACGTCACCGGCCGGGCCGCGGTGTCCCTGCCCTGGCCCGTCCCCGGCCACCCGCCGGTGGGCGTCCACCTGGGCGCCCTGACGCTTGACGACGCCGCCCTGCTCCACCTCGCCGGGGAGCTGCACCGGTGA
- a CDS encoding metallopeptidase family protein translates to MVHVSDEVFDDMVNDALDLIPEEFARRMGNVVVLVGDRNEDNPEILGLYEGVALTERTFDHTGYLPDTISIYKGALEDVCDTEEQLAHEVMVTVFHEVGHYFGIEEDQLHHLGWG, encoded by the coding sequence ATGGTGCACGTCAGCGACGAGGTCTTCGATGACATGGTCAACGACGCCCTCGATCTCATCCCCGAGGAGTTCGCCCGCCGCATGGGCAATGTCGTCGTCCTCGTCGGCGACCGCAACGAGGACAACCCGGAGATCCTCGGCCTCTACGAGGGGGTGGCTCTCACCGAGCGCACCTTCGACCACACCGGGTACCTGCCGGACACCATCTCCATCTACAAGGGCGCCCTCGAGGACGTCTGCGACACGGAGGAACAACTCGCCCACGAGGTCATGGTGACGGTGTTCCACGAGGTGGGGCACTACTTCGGTATCGAGGAGGACCAGCTCCACCACCTCGGCTGGGGGTGA